The DNA segment TGCTGACATAGGAACTAGCTGTCTTGAGCAAATCATTCATCCCCGAGATCTGACACATCCTCCTATCAAAGTTCGACACGTCACAACCAATCCTCTCTTTCGCGGCGCCTTGTACCTGCTTCGCTGATTTCAGACCGGTCCCATCTCCGCCCTTCCCCACTGCTATATAAACTCTCTTCACTTTtctctcaaaaataaaaacaaaaaaaaaacatttattttttccccctttctttgaatttttaaaaccgATGGATCGTCAAAATTCTGATGACATCGTGAGATTTCTCGATGGAATGGCTAGCTCCGACGACGTTCTATTCGGTTTCCTCGACGAAGGAAACCAGTCACCGGAAGACTTCCCGGACTCCGGTAACCTCAACGGTGGTGGAGATATAGACGATGTTGACGACAATAGCAATTGCAATCCTGAAGTAAACAAAGCTTTCTGGCAGGAACAAGAAAAACTTCTTCaggtactttttttttcttctttcaaaaagttcaaaatcACAATTTTTAGTTAGCCGGTTTATTCGGGGGTCTAAAGTTGTTTGGGATTGTGTAGGGGACACTGTATAGGACAAGTTCAATTGAGACAAAGATTAGACAAGCGACAAAGGAAGCACTGAAAGAAGTTAAATCAAAGGGTCTTTATTGTGTCTGCCGACGACCCGTTGCTGGCGGTTGCCGGAGCTGCTTACGTGGTGAAATCTCTAGACACCTTCGAGATGTGGCCGGCTACGACTGCGTCATCTCCAAATCCAAGTGGAGAAGCTCTCAAGACATCCCTGCAGGTTGGTTAGGACACATTATCTTTTTACTCATTATTATAATCATATTACCTAGTGCGTGGCTCTGAACTGTTCAACCatctttatcttctttttttttttttgctaaataagCCATCTTTATCTTCACTCCTCAAAGATCACGTCGATgcaaatatctaaaataaaatatttttgtttgttttttcttctgttaGAAAAATTGACAAATATTATGTCCACAAGAACACGAATAGATATTTTTCCAGACCTATTCGTTGACTTGTTACTTTAGTATCGGATTTTGTCGTTCAAcggattatattttattatatgaaaTTTATCTTTGAGTGACTTAACAACATTAATTAAGACTGACTCGTGTTTTTATCTAAAAATCAGGGGAACACGAATACATAGAGATCTTGGACCGGTCTGATTCGAAGAAAGGCGAGATGCGAGTGGTGATTGAGTTATCATTCAGGGCAGAGTTCGAGATTGCAAAAGGTGGTGAAGAGTACAAAAGGCTTATCAGCCGATTGCCGGAGGTTTACGTCGGAAAAACCGAGAGGCTCAGATCCCTGATCAAGATATTGTGCATCGCCGGGAAGAAATGCTTGAGAGACAAGAAAATGCATATGGGACCCTGGAGAAAACACAAGTACATGCAAGCCAAGTGGCTTGGCACGTGCGATAGATCGAGCTCCTTAGAAGCGGTCGTGGTCTCGGAGACCACTGAACCGGAGAATTGGGTGCCGCTGGTGAAGCCTAGGATTTCCATGCTGAACTACGATGGTCTGTCTACCGGGATGGGCCGTTCTGCCGCTGTAACAGTCGTGTGATATGTGTGTGACGCAAGTACTATTGATGACttgtaattattaatttatttgattagaggAAGTGAGAGGAGAGTTACATTAGTTCTGCGTTCCCTATTTGGAGTTAACCGGAAGTCTCAATAACGTTGGCTCTTGCGTGATGAAAAAAACGTTCAAGTCATCGTGCAACATGCATGAAGCATTGAGATTTCTTTCATAGATAGGAATGATTAAGATTTTACAGGAATACTATAGATTTTTTTGAACCCCGGAATGTATAAAAGTTATATTcattattttctagaaaaaaagTTAATGATATGTAGCCAATAGAttaattattcaaattttaaatctctTATTCATACAAAAACAGTCTCATAAGTACCATAACATTTTATCAGTTGTACGTTATGACAATAGAAATTGACCGTGAAACtaccaatattttttattcatcaaTCCATTACATTACATATTGTAGGTGAAAAGGATAACCGTTTCTTTATGAGATTTACTCTTCTCTCTGGGATATGTTGCCGGTTTACGAATCCCCGGTAACAAGTTAAAGGGACGTCAGTCCATCACAGCGTTCTCAGTATGGGTGGGTTATCCTATTTAACATGTCGCTTAATTATCTCTGGTttgttcttcttcaatgtaTCATAGCTTATATATCTCGAGGCTTGAAGAACCCTATGGTTCACATCCAGACCTCATTCACCTTCATAAgcacattttttttaatgaatgatAAATCTATTATAAAGAGAAACCATTGTTACTTTTCTACAACTTTTGTAGaacggatttttttttttaagttcaccTTCATAAGCACATTTCCTATGCTATATTActaaatatataagttataagTTACAAAACCAAGTGTAAAGTGATGGTAGCTTCTTGTGGTGAACCACATCTGAAAGCTCCTTTTTTTTATGAACACATTTTACCTGTTGACATGAGATAGTATCAACACTGGAAAAAAGCAGGTGAGATTGTCAcgatatgatgatgatgatgatgatgatgatgataaaagAGTTTCATACAACTCATGATTAAAGAACCAAGCAGATTGAGAAAGTTATGGAGAGTGAatgattcaaatatatttatggtAACATAATTACATAAGCCATTCATTGTTTACTCCATATATATGGAATATTTGACTCAGTAATTTCAAAGTCTTGAGTAAAAAGGTTTAATATTGATCGTTAAAGTAACTGTGGCAGATATAA comes from the Brassica napus cultivar Da-Ae chromosome A7, Da-Ae, whole genome shotgun sequence genome and includes:
- the LOC106354908 gene encoding uncharacterized protein LOC106354908 yields the protein MDRQNSDDIVRFLDGMASSDDVLFGFLDEGNQSPEDFPDSGNLNGGGDIDDVDDNSNCNPEVNKAFWQEQEKLLQGTLYRTSSIETKIRQATKEALKEVKSKGLYCVCRRPVAGGCRSCLRGEISRHLRDVAGYDCVISKSKWRSSQDIPAGEHEYIEILDRSDSKKGEMRVVIELSFRAEFEIAKGGEEYKRLISRLPEVYVGKTERLRSLIKILCIAGKKCLRDKKMHMGPWRKHKYMQAKWLGTCDRSSSLEAVVVSETTEPENWVPLVKPRISMLNYDGLSTGMGRSAAVTVV